The following proteins are encoded in a genomic region of Streptomyces collinus Tu 365:
- a CDS encoding oxygenase MpaB family protein, translating to MSNADGRRPSGHDARDERTSETGSGAEQHPSFGPGSQFDQLFNDPRWALAMVRATVLEAAHPQIGGALIDNSTFVAHPWRRLRNTFLSLQRMFGADDHVRAREAARLNRLHARLNGVDAQNRPYDAMDPGVRAWVVATLFESAVTMCRLSGQPMQPDAVERLYGEFRAYLAALGDEAGQLPPTLGEFWSYYDRMVEEELENTEAMRVILYKLFDHLPAPPLLHGLPTLWAAGRAVAGPAIGAITVASLPESFRRRAGLPELPGAQTLMQGAYLAVGLARFLPDGWVKAQNIADLLALSPGSDDPRARTVEALREQMQRAGALLRLITPSVPEPEPAAPPSAGRRGTEEFFRDVLDQTGDGHLTWPDLAAMARELSSRLDLDEPEETRLYDAFAAWWRELQTALDTDGDGRVSAEEFAAAAPTLAGPALIRAAEVLFDVTDKDGDQRIDAAEYRALFRTGFHRDTTADTAAYTRGAFVQDFLTFMAGRQRSTPYDPLFADA from the coding sequence TTGAGCAACGCAGACGGCCGCCGCCCCAGCGGCCACGACGCCCGTGACGAACGCACCTCGGAGACGGGGAGCGGCGCGGAGCAGCACCCCTCGTTCGGCCCGGGCTCGCAGTTCGACCAGTTGTTCAACGACCCGCGCTGGGCGCTCGCCATGGTACGGGCGACCGTGCTGGAGGCGGCGCACCCGCAGATCGGCGGGGCGCTGATCGACAACTCCACCTTCGTCGCCCACCCTTGGCGGCGGCTGCGCAACACGTTCCTGAGCCTGCAGCGCATGTTCGGCGCGGACGACCACGTGCGCGCACGGGAGGCGGCGCGGCTCAACCGCCTGCACGCCCGGCTGAACGGAGTCGACGCGCAGAACCGGCCGTACGACGCGATGGACCCGGGTGTGCGGGCCTGGGTGGTCGCGACGCTGTTCGAGAGCGCCGTCACCATGTGCCGGCTGAGCGGTCAGCCCATGCAGCCCGACGCGGTGGAGAGGTTGTACGGCGAGTTCCGGGCCTACCTCGCCGCGCTGGGGGACGAGGCCGGTCAGCTGCCGCCCACGCTGGGCGAGTTCTGGTCCTACTACGACCGCATGGTCGAGGAGGAACTGGAGAACACCGAGGCGATGCGCGTCATCCTGTACAAGCTCTTCGACCACCTCCCCGCTCCCCCGCTGCTGCACGGCCTGCCCACGCTGTGGGCGGCGGGACGGGCCGTCGCGGGCCCGGCCATCGGAGCGATCACCGTGGCGTCCCTGCCCGAATCCTTCCGCCGCCGGGCCGGCCTGCCGGAACTGCCCGGCGCGCAGACCCTGATGCAGGGCGCCTACCTGGCCGTCGGCCTGGCACGTTTCCTGCCCGACGGCTGGGTCAAGGCCCAGAACATCGCCGATCTGCTGGCCCTCTCCCCCGGCAGTGACGACCCGCGGGCCAGGACGGTCGAGGCCCTGCGCGAGCAGATGCAGCGCGCCGGGGCCCTGCTCCGGCTCATCACTCCGTCGGTGCCCGAACCGGAGCCCGCGGCGCCGCCGTCGGCGGGACGGCGCGGCACGGAGGAGTTCTTCCGCGACGTGCTCGACCAGACCGGCGACGGACACCTCACCTGGCCGGACCTCGCCGCGATGGCCCGGGAACTGTCCAGCCGCCTCGACCTGGACGAACCCGAGGAGACCCGGCTGTACGACGCCTTCGCCGCCTGGTGGCGCGAGCTGCAGACGGCCCTCGACACCGACGGCGACGGCCGCGTCAGCGCCGAGGAGTTCGCGGCGGCCGCTCCGACGCTGGCCGGTCCGGCGCTGATCAGAGCCGCCGAGGTGCTCTTCGACGTCACCGACAAGGACGGTGACCAGCGTATCGACGCGGCCGAGTATCGCGCCCTGTTCCGCACCGGCTTCCACCGCGACACCACCGCCGACACCGCCGCGTACACACGGGGCGCCTTCGTGCAGGACTTCCTGACCTTCATGGCGGGCCGGCAGCGGTCCACGCCCTACGACCCGCTGTTCGCCGACGCCTGA
- a CDS encoding LacI family DNA-binding transcriptional regulator, with product MPPASQPRRRVTIPDVARHAGVGQATAARVLGGYGSASAATRERVLASAAELGYSTNAVARSMISGRTDTLGVVVADVENAYFARAVRGVADVAGKAGLQAVLANSDEDSAKEKAAVQLFIERRVDGLVVAPAATDDEHLARAVSAGIPVVLLDRVVTGAALDTVVVDNRGAVKSAVTRFTDAGHTRIAVITSAMPGDDGTRLAPGADIWTTTERVTGYRQALRAAGIPRSAELIRHTGYDRAWARSAVLELMTSADRPTALFTTDNVATLGTLDALLDLDARIPGDVSVIGFDDAEWTTLIRPRLSVVSQPVQELGGLAADILIRRINGTAARPRRHTLHTTYIDRESTGPAPARVRRLRAPSDSSPGADAASR from the coding sequence ATGCCCCCTGCATCACAGCCGCGACGCCGTGTGACCATCCCGGACGTCGCCCGGCACGCCGGGGTGGGGCAGGCGACGGCCGCACGTGTCCTCGGCGGGTACGGGTCGGCCAGCGCGGCGACCCGGGAACGGGTGCTGGCCTCCGCCGCCGAGCTGGGCTACAGCACCAACGCGGTGGCCCGCAGCATGATCAGCGGCCGGACCGACACCCTCGGCGTGGTCGTCGCCGACGTGGAGAACGCCTACTTCGCCCGTGCGGTGCGCGGTGTCGCCGACGTCGCCGGCAAGGCGGGGCTGCAGGCCGTCCTGGCCAACAGCGACGAGGACAGCGCGAAGGAGAAGGCCGCGGTCCAGCTCTTCATCGAGCGGCGCGTGGACGGACTCGTGGTGGCCCCGGCCGCCACCGACGACGAACACCTCGCCCGGGCCGTCTCGGCCGGCATCCCGGTGGTGCTGCTCGACCGTGTGGTGACCGGCGCCGCCCTGGACACGGTCGTCGTGGACAACCGCGGGGCGGTGAAGTCGGCCGTGACCCGGTTCACCGACGCCGGGCACACCCGCATCGCCGTGATCACCTCGGCCATGCCGGGCGACGACGGCACCCGCCTCGCGCCGGGCGCGGACATCTGGACCACCACGGAACGCGTCACCGGCTACCGCCAGGCCCTGCGCGCGGCCGGCATCCCGCGCTCCGCCGAGCTGATCCGGCACACCGGGTACGACCGGGCGTGGGCGCGGTCCGCCGTCCTGGAGCTGATGACCTCGGCGGACCGGCCCACCGCACTGTTCACGACCGACAACGTGGCCACCCTCGGCACCCTGGACGCCCTCCTCGACCTCGACGCCCGCATCCCCGGCGACGTCTCGGTCATCGGCTTCGACGACGCGGAGTGGACCACGCTCATCCGGCCCCGGCTGAGCGTGGTCAGCCAGCCCGTGCAGGAACTCGGCGGACTCGCCGCCGACATCCTGATCCGCCGGATCAACGGCACCGCCGCCCGGCCGCGTCGGCACACCCTGCACACCACCTACATCGACCGTGAGTCGACCGGCCCGGCACCGGCGCGGGTACGGCGCCTGCGGGCACCGTCGGACTCCTCGCCGGGGGCGGACGCCGCTTCGCGGTGA
- a CDS encoding ABC transporter ATP-binding protein, translating into MATDTLPPPPAAAGPAITLVDVVKDFGGVRHGAAVRGVDLTIAEGEFFSLLGPSGCGKTTTLRMIAGFEEPSGGQILLHGRDMVGVPANKRDINMVFQSYALFPHLSVADNVAFGLRRKRVAKDEIHDRVDHILHTVELTEKADHRPRQLSGGQQQRVALARALVNRPRALLLDEPLGALDLKLRQSMQLELKRIQREVGITFVYVTHDQAEALTMSDRIAVMNAGLIEQVAPPQEVYERPATAFVAGFIGTSNLISGRLTTAGPQGGVIDLGDGQRVTVPPSASLATGAEVQLTVRPEKITLTTGPSGDASRVRGTVGEVVYLGTSTNYTVATGTGAEMTVFQPNDGTAAAAPSRGDTVWLSWATAHSFPLGTAAAAPAAPATAGRAVPESGSLTPS; encoded by the coding sequence ATGGCAACCGACACCCTCCCGCCGCCACCGGCCGCCGCAGGCCCGGCCATCACCCTCGTCGACGTGGTCAAGGACTTCGGCGGCGTCCGCCACGGAGCCGCGGTGCGAGGTGTCGACCTCACCATCGCCGAGGGCGAGTTCTTCTCCCTGCTGGGCCCGTCCGGCTGCGGCAAGACCACCACGCTGCGGATGATCGCCGGCTTCGAGGAGCCGAGCGGCGGGCAGATCCTGCTGCACGGCCGGGACATGGTCGGCGTCCCGGCCAACAAGCGGGACATCAACATGGTGTTCCAGTCCTACGCGCTCTTCCCGCACCTGAGCGTCGCGGACAACGTGGCGTTCGGACTGCGTCGCAAGCGGGTCGCCAAGGACGAGATCCACGACCGCGTCGACCACATCCTGCACACCGTCGAGCTCACCGAGAAGGCCGACCACCGGCCCCGGCAGCTCTCCGGCGGCCAGCAGCAGCGGGTGGCCCTGGCACGGGCTCTGGTCAACCGCCCGCGCGCGCTGCTCCTGGACGAACCGCTGGGCGCGCTCGACCTGAAGCTGCGGCAGTCGATGCAACTGGAGCTCAAGCGCATCCAGCGCGAGGTGGGCATCACCTTCGTCTACGTCACCCACGACCAGGCCGAGGCGCTGACCATGTCGGACCGGATCGCGGTGATGAACGCCGGTCTGATCGAGCAGGTCGCGCCCCCGCAGGAGGTGTACGAGCGCCCCGCCACCGCGTTCGTCGCAGGGTTCATCGGCACCTCGAACCTGATCAGCGGCCGGCTGACCACCGCGGGTCCGCAGGGCGGGGTGATCGACCTCGGCGACGGACAGCGCGTCACCGTGCCGCCGTCGGCCTCGCTCGCCACCGGTGCGGAGGTCCAGCTCACCGTACGGCCCGAGAAGATCACCCTGACCACGGGGCCGTCCGGGGACGCCAGCCGCGTCCGGGGCACCGTCGGCGAGGTGGTCTACCTGGGCACCTCCACCAATTACACGGTGGCCACCGGCACCGGCGCGGAGATGACCGTCTTCCAGCCCAACGACGGCACCGCGGCCGCCGCGCCGTCGCGCGGCGACACCGTCTGGCTGTCCTGGGCCACCGCCCACTCCTTCCCGCTGGGCACCGCGGCCGCCGCACCGGCCGCGCCCGCCACCGCCGGCCGGGCCGTCCCCGAGTCCGGTTCCCTCACCCCGAGCTGA
- the uppS gene encoding polyprenyl diphosphate synthase, with protein sequence MTWTSAVDGPAASGTGSVPGRSPGSGKRPTPRHVACVMDGNGRWAAARSLPRTEGHRAAERTVIDVIEAARSAGVEWLSLYAFSTENWRRPDGEVDYLMRLVRRVVRKHAPLLHARGIRCRFLGVSDPRIPPALTRDFTDLSTLTGRNRGMTLTVAFDHGGRGDIVAAARSLIRSGVPADAVTERSFAAHLPFPDTPDVDLVIRTSGEQRISNFMLWQVAYAEWVFPPVLWPDFRAPHFLECLHTYRQRQRRFGGVLPKQNGDS encoded by the coding sequence ATGACGTGGACGTCGGCCGTCGACGGTCCGGCCGCCTCGGGTACGGGTTCCGTGCCCGGACGGAGCCCAGGTTCCGGGAAGCGTCCGACGCCCCGGCACGTGGCGTGCGTGATGGACGGGAACGGCCGGTGGGCGGCGGCCCGTTCGCTGCCGCGCACCGAGGGCCACCGTGCCGCGGAGCGCACGGTCATCGACGTGATCGAGGCGGCGCGGTCGGCCGGCGTGGAGTGGCTGAGTCTCTACGCGTTCTCGACGGAGAACTGGCGCAGGCCCGACGGAGAGGTCGACTATCTGATGCGGCTGGTGCGCCGGGTGGTGCGCAAGCACGCCCCGCTGCTGCACGCGCGGGGCATCCGCTGCCGCTTCCTCGGTGTGTCGGACCCGCGGATCCCTCCGGCCCTGACCCGGGACTTCACCGATCTGTCGACCCTGACCGGCAGGAACCGGGGCATGACGCTGACCGTCGCGTTCGACCACGGCGGCCGCGGGGACATCGTCGCCGCGGCGCGGTCGCTGATCCGCAGCGGAGTACCGGCCGACGCCGTGACCGAGCGGAGCTTCGCCGCCCACCTGCCCTTCCCCGACACACCGGACGTCGACCTGGTCATCCGCACCTCGGGCGAACAGCGCATCTCCAACTTCATGCTCTGGCAGGTCGCCTACGCCGAGTGGGTCTTCCCGCCCGTGCTGTGGCCCGACTTCCGCGCGCCGCACTTCCTCGAGTGCCTGCACACGTACCGGCAACGCCAGCGCCGCTTCGGCGGCGTGCTCCCGAAGCAGAACGGAGATTCGTGA
- a CDS encoding ABC transporter permease, with the protein MTTHTVAPAQDTPTTGPARGVRRTRRRPTLTVYTWLVLAWLLLPIAVMILFGFNDTHSKVNFTWQGFTLTWYRHLFAIPNLTSALVNSLTVALVVTVVATLLGTPIGLALGRHRFRGRGSVDLLLFAAIAAPEIALGAALLSLFIVLGVPRGYWTVVIAHVAFCIPYVAITVRARMAGHDPTLEEAARDLGAGPWTAFRLVTLPMLLPGVASGALLCFALSIDDYVITSFNAGRTVTFPLWVYSASRTGVPPQVNVMGTLIFVGGLVIAGANVLFSRRRAA; encoded by the coding sequence ATGACCACCCACACCGTCGCCCCCGCGCAGGACACCCCGACAACCGGGCCGGCACGTGGCGTTCGCCGTACGCGCCGCCGCCCGACCCTGACGGTCTACACCTGGCTGGTGCTGGCCTGGTTGCTGCTGCCGATCGCCGTCATGATCCTGTTCGGCTTCAACGACACCCACAGCAAGGTGAACTTCACCTGGCAGGGCTTCACCCTCACCTGGTACCGGCACCTGTTCGCCATCCCCAACCTGACCTCGGCGCTGGTCAACAGCCTCACCGTCGCCCTGGTCGTCACCGTGGTCGCCACGCTCCTGGGCACCCCGATCGGCCTGGCGTTGGGCCGGCACCGCTTCCGCGGCCGCGGCTCCGTGGACCTGCTGCTGTTCGCCGCCATCGCCGCCCCCGAGATCGCCCTGGGCGCCGCCCTGCTGTCGCTGTTCATCGTCCTCGGCGTGCCCCGCGGCTACTGGACCGTCGTCATCGCCCACGTGGCGTTCTGCATCCCCTACGTCGCCATCACCGTGCGGGCCCGCATGGCGGGACACGACCCGACGCTGGAGGAGGCGGCCCGGGACCTCGGAGCGGGGCCCTGGACGGCCTTCCGGCTGGTGACCCTGCCGATGCTGCTCCCGGGTGTGGCGTCGGGCGCGCTGCTCTGCTTCGCCCTGTCCATCGACGACTACGTCATCACCAGCTTCAACGCCGGCCGGACGGTCACCTTCCCGCTGTGGGTGTACAGCGCCAGCCGTACCGGCGTGCCCCCGCAGGTCAATGTCATGGGAACGCTGATCTTCGTCGGCGGCCTGGTCATCGCCGGTGCGAACGTCCTGTTCTCCCGGCGCCGCGCGGCCTGA
- a CDS encoding polyamine ABC transporter substrate-binding protein — MPHQPTPSAPWLRGLTEPRCSRRGLLRAALGAAALAPLAACSVPGARKPVPHTSAQIAAAVDGFWTGREKRGRLSFANYTQYIDTDPGDQSRHPTMDAFTRETGIRISYDEVIDDSASWFGKIQPEFASGQGIGYDLMVVGGDSYLSKYIELGYLAPLDHSRLPHFAERGGAAFKNTSFDPGNVYTVPWQSGMTGIGYDPAKVGRKITSWQDLLDPKLHGKVGMWNDAVQMGNIALLAVGVDPETSTHADWRKAAAWLRGQRDAGLVRSYSTSTYQSSLQRGDLYASLVYSGDVFQANQSGSHLEFVIPDEGGLLWTDNLCIPSTAAHPVDALTYMDYVYRPEVAARISETVQFVCPVPDAQPVIARDAAAATGKRRHLLGSLSTSPLVFPTKADQSKLRHLRVLDETEEKQWNALFEPIYQS, encoded by the coding sequence ATGCCCCACCAGCCCACACCGTCCGCGCCCTGGCTGCGCGGACTGACCGAGCCACGCTGTTCCCGGCGCGGTCTGCTGCGCGCCGCGCTCGGCGCCGCCGCGCTGGCTCCGCTCGCGGCGTGCAGTGTCCCCGGCGCCCGCAAGCCCGTGCCGCACACCTCCGCCCAGATCGCCGCCGCCGTCGACGGCTTCTGGACCGGACGCGAGAAGCGGGGCCGTCTCAGCTTCGCCAACTACACCCAGTACATCGACACCGATCCGGGCGACCAGAGCCGGCACCCCACCATGGACGCCTTCACCCGCGAGACCGGCATCCGGATCTCCTACGACGAGGTGATCGACGACAGCGCCTCCTGGTTCGGCAAGATCCAGCCGGAGTTCGCCTCCGGGCAGGGCATCGGCTACGACCTGATGGTGGTGGGCGGCGACAGCTACCTGTCGAAGTACATCGAACTGGGCTACCTCGCCCCGCTCGACCACAGCAGACTGCCCCACTTCGCCGAGCGCGGCGGTGCCGCGTTCAAGAACACCTCCTTCGACCCCGGCAACGTCTACACCGTGCCCTGGCAGTCCGGCATGACCGGCATCGGCTACGATCCGGCCAAGGTCGGCCGGAAGATCACCAGTTGGCAGGACCTGCTCGACCCGAAGCTGCACGGCAAGGTCGGCATGTGGAACGACGCGGTACAGATGGGCAACATCGCCCTGCTGGCCGTCGGTGTCGACCCGGAGACCTCCACCCACGCCGACTGGCGCAAGGCCGCCGCCTGGCTGCGCGGGCAGCGCGACGCCGGCCTGGTCCGCTCCTACAGCACCTCCACCTACCAGTCCTCGCTCCAGCGCGGCGACCTCTACGCCTCGCTGGTGTACTCCGGCGACGTCTTCCAGGCCAACCAGAGCGGTTCGCACCTGGAGTTCGTCATCCCCGACGAGGGCGGACTGCTGTGGACCGACAACCTCTGCATCCCCTCGACGGCCGCGCACCCCGTCGACGCCCTCACCTACATGGACTACGTCTACCGCCCCGAGGTCGCCGCGCGGATCAGCGAGACGGTGCAGTTCGTCTGTCCCGTCCCGGACGCCCAGCCGGTGATCGCACGGGACGCGGCCGCCGCCACCGGCAAGCGCCGGCACCTGCTCGGCTCCCTGAGCACCAGCCCCCTGGTCTTCCCGACCAAGGCCGACCAGTCCAAGCTGCGCCACCTGCGGGTGCTCGACGAAACGGAGGAGAAGCAGTGGAACGCGCTGTTCGAACCGATCTACCAGTCCTGA
- a CDS encoding ABC transporter permease has product MERAVRTDLPVLTRRRRRPGPVLAPYLLVLPGWLWLAAFFVTPVIVMVSLSLQTGDFIDGFRQTFHFRTYADVVETYHVQLVRSLVYGAAATTACALVGYPVAYWIAFRAGRHKSVFLFLLLLPFFVSFVIRTQSWNVVLADNGVVLGPLKHLGVLPADFHVLATPYAVIGGLTYNFLPFMVLPVYVALERVDAKVIEAATDLYASRAGTFWRVVLPLSLPGVFAGVLLTFVPASADYVNAGILGGPSTTMVGNIIQTEYFTNLNYPAAAALSFVLMGALLLAVFTYARALGTDDVLEAAAR; this is encoded by the coding sequence GTGGAACGCGCTGTTCGAACCGATCTACCAGTCCTGACCCGCCGCAGGCGGCGCCCGGGCCCGGTCCTGGCCCCCTATCTGCTGGTGCTGCCGGGCTGGCTGTGGCTGGCCGCCTTCTTCGTGACCCCCGTGATCGTCATGGTCTCGCTGTCCCTGCAGACCGGTGACTTCATCGACGGCTTCCGCCAGACCTTCCACTTCCGCACCTACGCCGACGTGGTGGAGACCTACCACGTGCAACTGGTCCGGTCGCTGGTCTACGGCGCCGCCGCGACCACCGCCTGCGCCCTGGTGGGCTACCCCGTGGCCTACTGGATCGCCTTCCGGGCCGGCCGGCACAAGTCGGTGTTCCTCTTCCTGCTCCTGCTGCCGTTCTTCGTCTCGTTCGTCATCCGCACCCAGTCCTGGAACGTGGTGCTCGCCGACAACGGCGTGGTGCTCGGCCCGCTGAAGCATCTCGGGGTGCTGCCCGCCGACTTCCACGTGCTGGCCACCCCGTACGCGGTGATCGGCGGACTGACCTACAACTTCCTGCCGTTCATGGTGCTGCCCGTGTACGTGGCGCTGGAGCGGGTGGACGCCAAGGTCATCGAGGCCGCCACCGACCTGTACGCCTCCCGGGCGGGCACCTTCTGGCGCGTGGTGCTGCCGCTGTCCCTGCCCGGGGTCTTCGCGGGCGTGCTGCTGACCTTCGTGCCCGCCTCCGCCGACTACGTCAACGCCGGCATCCTCGGCGGCCCCTCGACCACCATGGTCGGCAACATCATCCAGACCGAGTACTTCACCAACCTGAACTACCCGGCCGCCGCCGCCCTGTCCTTCGTGCTCATGGGCGCCCTGCTGCTCGCCGTGTTCACCTACGCCCGCGCCCTGGGCACCGACGACGTGCTGGAGGCGGCCGCGCGATGA